tctgggctgccccttatttcattttgcttaaccggccgtccaggcctgccattgctggctttctttggctttatttacccgtcggacagaaagtcgatcctgtcgtgtgaagatggtgtgttgctcatcccgtaaacaaacgttttttcgacacacgcagcttttgttgtacccggatacggtcacgggctctctgcaccgaccgggcgacataaacgcatacgaaattgtttcaataccatcaccactaacgagccactacggacggaagaaggtacggacaaatcgacacatatctttttggttaacatttgtggtggtcctgagaaggaccgtttgagtgaagcccctcgacgatcgatggaagaggagccccgggggggatacgggcgaagatttaggcacgctctccgcggatgcgacgagccagctgaatgtctttcggcatgatggtgacgcgcttcgcatgaatggcgcacaagttggtgtcctcgaacaggccgacaaggtacgcctcgctggcctcctgcagggccatcacggccgagctctggaagcgcagatcggtcttgaagtcctgggcaatttcacgcaccagacgctggaagggcagcttgcggatcagcagctcggtcgatttctggtagcgacggatctcacgcagggctacggttcccggacggtaacgatgcggcttcttcactcctccggtggccggggcactcttgcgagcagccttggtggccagctgcttgcgcggagccttacctccggtcgacttacgggcagtttgcttcgtacgggccatttcactggttcggcggttttattagtggaacgtaaagacgtctgtgttgtgtcgacgataggttcggaatgtgggtatgcgaggccagatcgtcatttttataacctcgctccacgcacacacatactccgatccgatcgtgtaccagtggtgtgagagcgtgtgcgtgtgctgcgggtaagtgtataaaagagcgaaacattgtgcgtagccttattgttactcgtgaactcttgcacagtacggttggtacacacggtacgcatcgacatcgaaatgactggacgaggaaaaggaggcaaaggtctgggtaaaggtggagccaagcgtcatcgcaaagtgctgcgcgacaacatccagggcatcaccaagccggccatccgccgtctggcccgccgtggaggagtgaagcgtatctccggtctcatctacgaagaaacgcgtggcgtgctgaaagtgttcctggagaatgttatccgcgatgcggtcacctataccgaacacgccaagcgcaaaaccgtcaccgcgatggacgtagtgtacgcgctgaagcgccagggtcgcactctgtacggtttcggaggttaaacccgccagccgacgcacgttcgacgctcatctcaacaaacggtccttatcaggaccacacattctttgcatcaaaatattctttcctatgattccgatcgctatgaagtgtgtcgttcaacgtaaggttgtgagtcgaatccttagcctcatctaccgtctatggggtacaactgtgtcccgaggtaaacgtatcacgcagccgagcgtcttcgaagccaagaagaagaagaagaagcgatgagCATCGCGTCGATCCTGTGGACGGTTCAGCTACTGTGAGTGTGTCAATACTCCGTAGTATGATGAACGTGCTACGGtgttcgggaatgtgtgtgatggcacaagaatccgcaattcaactgtattatgtagtcattttattgcaaagctaaaacattgaccgttttaaaaccaattgtgaagcatttcacacaattgctagtcttttttaaaacaaacattaaatatttcacgcatttgggcagcgagcttaatttatttcatccgaaaaatagaagaattatctgaaaattatcgctatacaaattttagttggaggcgactcataacgtttccatggtaacattatttccaacacccttggatcaagtttttaagtggagcgttttgatttcccagctcttctttaaactgctatctttcaacgccttctatgattccctcgccaacaatttatttttccatgcatactatgattttaccaaatggaagttttttacacggatcgacgtccacagacgcgcaatttgtgaatgtttttatgtgttgtccttgggtattcgcgcgttttcttgcattttcagtcggatcctttacaagattttcaaaaagattttaattttggtcggtgatacagaacggtgaacggtttcttaaacgacctattcgagccgtacccccgtacgcagcactcacttcttctaagaggtctgaacctgccatttctggttttctgtatctttatttacccgaagctggatagtcagtcctgagtacgggtgattgatccggatgggatttttgtcaggtccgatcgtgtgaagatcgctagggtcgctaccatcaaaccaccgggccgctccaacgcttccaagtgccaagtgagcgactcactatcctgatgaatacaaattaaggaagaccagaaatggtcgttcaatccacgaaaatagcagcattattttctaaaacaataccatgctttacagtagcttataaatattttaaagttaaagtttactgcttgattcgctgcaatttttcatgttttatttttcactaaaagaaatgcgagattgtttcaggagtaattgctgttgttgtgctatgttgtttacttctcagtttaaatagagaaatttttatcaaaccaggtaaccgagaagatttttagtagggtcaatatttttttcaaatcctctgtatttcaataacccatgacacaagcacaacatcaagagatattggccagcaaattctgggccttttaactttatttacccgcaacctggatagttgttcctgggaacgagggattggttgggttgtaattttgtaccggtcctatctaaagaagactggcgccgctacatctgattaaatggcaccttatgaaatttaaacatgtgtgtgtctgttactggaaagacatgactcaaatatactgtctgtgaggaaaaagttagaaaaaaaaacatgggaaatctgtggtacctgaatgtggatggctacttaaccttagatatatccaatcagttgcttttatctgattgtgaaagacgtcgactttcgacgaaattatgtgcgatgcctacaaaaagcataaatgcatagcaagcaactggggatctgacgcaaaaatattaagaagtgcttcattgtaatttagaatattcatgttaaaatgatatgttgcatatgatccagatgggagctgcacgcaaacacgacgtgacgtaaatttttacgatacatttcattcgtgataaatgaccaaggttcgggacttatcaaccactaagatcaatatatatatatatcagactaagagaagaacgaagtcatcaaggctcaaggtctgttaaaactaataacaacaacaaaagctcaaagcgacttggaatatgctttgccaaataggtttttatgagagccaaaggggtccgaggtgagaaatttgataatttattaagctaaataaaataaaattaacaacatcctccaattgggaagaaagcctctttttaaaacatctttgagtttgcgtacacaacaaaattctgttgcacagccctgtaaccgggccgattagatagtctgaaaaaaaattatctgaaaatgttacaaaacgtaatgcgtaaattagtggaagtatagagattaaatatttccaaaatgggtgggggct
The Anopheles moucheti chromosome 2, idAnoMoucSN_F20_07, whole genome shotgun sequence genome window above contains:
- the LOC128297223 gene encoding histone H3-like: MARTKQTARKSTGGKAPRKQLATKAARKSAPATGGVKKPHRYRPGTVALREIRRYQKSTELLIRKLPFQRLVREIAQDFKTDLRFQSSAVMALQEASEAYLVGLFEDTNLCAIHAKRVTIMPKDIQLARRIRGMARTKQTARKSTGGKAPRKQLATKAARKSAPATGGVKKPHRYRPGTVALREIRRYQKSTELLIRKLPFQRLVREIAQDFKTDLRFQSSAVMALQEASEAYLVGLFEDTNLCAIHAKRVTIMPKDIQLARRIRGERA